TAGCTAATTGGTTTAATACAAATAAAATTCGTACGTTTGCCGGGCAAAAAGGTAGTGAGGATTTCTCGGGGCAAGAGAGAGTAGAGTATGTGAAGCGAATTCGCATGATTTGTGATCAATTTTCCCAGCATAATATGTATGTACTATTAGAAACACATCCAAACACGTTAACGGATACTTTACCGTCTACTGTGAAATTGTTAGAAGAAGTAAATCATCCATATTTGAAAATAAACCTAGATTTTCTTCATATATGGGAATCTGGTGCAGACCCGATAGATAGTTTCCAGCGACTAAAGCCGTGGATACAACATTACCATTTTAAGAATATATCATCGGCGGAGTATTTACACGTGTTTGAATCAAATAATGTATATGCCGCTGCTGGAAGTCGTATAGGAATGGTTCCATTATTTGAAGGTATAGTAAATTATGATGAAATCATCCGGGAAGTGAGAGATACTGAACATTTTGCTTCACTTGAGTGGTTTGGACATAATGCGAAGGATATATTAAAAGAAGAAATGAGAGCATTAACGAATAAAAAATTAGAAGTAGTAACTTCATAAGGTGAAATGATGAAAGAGTCTCGTTTAGGAGACTCTTTTATTTTATAAATAACCAAAAATTACCATGTATTTAATTTTGGATTTGATACAATTTAATATATATAAGGAGGTGATCGGTAATGGCTAGAAATCGTAACGCTAATCAATTAGCATCACATGGAGCACAAGCAGCTCTAGATCAAATGAAATATGAAATTGCACAAGAGTTTGGTGTACAACTTGGAGCTGATACTTCTTCACGTGCAAACGGTTCTGTAGGTGGTGAAATTACAAAACGCCTTGTAGCGATGGCAGAACAACAGCTTGGTGGCGGATATACTCGCTAAATGTAGAAGGTTATAGGAGAAAGGAAGGATTCTTCCTTTCTTTTTTATTTATTTTCAAGTAATTGGTATGGATATATTGTGAACAGGATTCAAAGAATAAGAGTAATGCTATATTTTATCCAATTTCTTTTGTTGTAAATGGAATGTAGTAAAGATGAAATAGCCCTGGTGGAATGTGAACATAATTTCCAGCAGGGCTATTATATGGTAAGAAATATATGATGAAAGGTTCCGAAATCAACATGTTAAAAAAAGAAAACTGTTGTTTAATTGCACTTGCATCAGTTCCACTTGTTATGACGTTAGGTAATTCAATGCTTATTCCAATCCTGCCAACCATTGAAAAGAAATTACATATTTCATCTTTCCAAGTATCCATGATAATTACAATTTATTCTATCATTGCAATTATACTCATACCGATTGCTGGTTATTTATCAGATAGATGGGGACGAAAGATGGTAATGGTTCCAAGTTTATTAATTGCAGCTATTGGAGGAGCGATAACGGGCTGGGTATCATGGAAAGTTGATAATCCTTACGTTTGGATTCTTATCGGAAGAGCGATTCAAGGGATCGGTGCTGCTGGTGCTATGCCAGTTGTGATACCATGTGTAGGTGATTTATACAAAGATGAAAAACAGGTTAGTGCAGGCTTAGGAATCATTGAGACGTCAAATACATTTGGAAAAGTATTGAGTCCCATATTAGGATCAGCTCTTGCGGCAATTGTATGGTTCTTACCATTTTGGGCAATCCCAGTTTTATGTGTAATATCGATTGTTTTATTATTGGTGCTAGTAAAGGCGAAGAAGCAAGAAGAAGAAGTCCCGCCATTGAAAGAGTTTGTTCAATCTATTATCTCTACGTTTCGGGAAAAGGGAAGATGGTTAATTGCCATTTTTATATTAGGTGCAATTATTATGCTTATTTTATTCGGAATCCTTTTTTATCTGTCAACTATACTGGAGTCGAAGTACGAAATTCATGGTATATGGAAAGGGTGTGTACTCGCTATTCCTTTGCTTGTACTATCACTTAGCTCATATATGGCTGGTAAAAAAATTGGAGATAAACAAGATATTATGAAAAAGTGTATTTATATTGGATTTTTACTGGCTGCTGTATCGGTCTTCTTACCTTTATTCCTAAAAGGAATCTATTTACTAGTTCTTTGTCTTGTTATTATGGGGATTGGAATAGGTATTGCACTACCTTGTTTAGATGCTCTACTTACACAAGGAATTGAAAAAGAGCAGAGAGGAACAGTTACGTCATTTTATAGTTCAATGCGATTTATCGGTGTAGCAGCTGGACCACCCCTTTATTCTTTTTTTATGAAAGGGACGGATCATGAAGTGTTTTATTTAACAAGTATTTTCGCTATTATTGGTGCCGTCATAGCAATCATTTGGATTAAACCAGCAAAAGATACAATGATGGTAAAACAAAAACCGGAACCGACTTCATAATTAGAAAGAGAATTGTATGCTATGTAATTAGCATGCGGTTCTCTTTGTCTGCTATTTGTGGGCTAATAATCAGTGGGGAAACCCCCACTGATTAAAGTTTCATTTTATTTAGTTAGGAAAAATAACTTGTTTTAACATGTAAAGCCCGACTCCCCATATGATTAGTCCTGAAAATTTATTTAATACCGTAATCGTTTTTCCTGTTGAATCTAATCCTTTTAGGAATTTTCCAGCTAAAGCTAAGCTAATAAACCAAATCCAAGAAACTATAATTGTTGCAAAAGTGAAAGCCCATTTTTCACTTCCTATGTATTGGATAGAGTTTGTTCCAATTACACCAATTGTGTCTAAAATTGCGTGTGGATTTAGTAATGAAACCGATGCTGCGAAAATAATTTGATTTTTTAAAGGCATACTTTTTTCTTGTTTTACATCATTTGCAGGATCGCTTCTCCAAATAACCCAGCCCATATACATAAGAAAGAAAAATCCAATCAAATACAAGGTGGTTGTTAACCAAGAGAAAGTTAGGAGCACAAGGGAGACACCCTGTACAGCAATTAAAATTAGCAACGTATCACATATAGATGCAGTTAATACTACAGGGGCTACTCTCCAAATATTTGGTTGGCTCGCACCTTGGTTAAAGACAAAAATATTTTGGACACCTAATGGAATAATAAGACCAAATGCAAGGATGATACCGTGAATAATTGCTTCATTCATCATATTACCTCCTACTTAATGTGATTAATTATGATAGTGTATATTGTATAGAAGAAATGAAAGTTTGTATCCATCCATATGGTTGGATAGGTTACCAACCAAAAAAATGTGAGGTGATATGATGGAAAGGTTAGTTTGGAAACCTAATATGTCTTCACCTATTCCATTATATAAACAAATAGAATCTTATATAAAAGAAAGAATTGTTAATGGGGAATGGACAGTTGGAACTAAATTACCTTCACAAAGAGATTTGGCGCATACGTTTGAAGTAAATCGAAGTACAATTGTAATGGCTTTCGATGAATTAGTAGCAAAAGGGTATATTGAGGGGAATGGCCGGAAGGGAACAATTGTTATAAATAATAGTGAGAGTACTGCCACATATGCACCCCCTCCTAACTGGCGGTCCTATGTGGAAACAGGGCTTCATTATCCAAATCTTCCTGCTGTACAAGAGATTAATCAAGCTGAATTTACTCCCAATGTAATTCGATTAGGAACAGGTGAGCTCGCGCCGAGCCTCTTACCTGAGAAAAAGATGAAGGAAATTATTAATAAAATTTTACAATCAAATGTTACACTTGGGTATGAGGAACCGAAAGGAAATCTTTATTTAAGAGAAAAAATTGCGGAATATTTAAAAGGGCATGGGGTATATGTATCTCCTGACTCTATTTTAATTGTTTCAGGGGCAATTCAAGCACTGCAACTTATTTCTATGGGGCTTCTTCCGAAAGGAGCGTCAATTTTATTAGAAAAACCATCATATTTATATTCGCTTAATGTATTTCAATCAGCAGGAATGCGTTTAATTGGAATACCAATGGATGAGAATGGTTTAAATGCATCATATATTACGAAATATAAGAAGCAATTTAATGCATCTATTTTATATACAATCCCGTCTTTTCATAATCCTACGAACTTTAGTATGAATGCGAAGAAACGAATAGAAGTGATGGAAATCTGTAATGAAATTGGATTGCCTATTATAGAGGACGCGGTGTATCAAGACTTATGGTTTGATGAGCCTGTTTCAAAGCCTTTAAAGGCATATGATAAAAACGGAATTGTACTACATATAGGGAGTATGTCTAAAGTAATTAGTCCAGGATTAAGAATTGGATGGATTGTTGGACCTGAGCCAGTCATTCAAAGATTGGCAGACATAAAAATGCAAACAGATTATGGTTCAAGTTCTATATCTCAGCAAATTGCAGCGGAATGGTTTACAA
This genomic interval from Bacillus cereus contains the following:
- a CDS encoding sugar phosphate isomerase/epimerase family protein, with the translated sequence MKYSLCTISFRHQLISFTDIVQFAYENGFKGIELWGTHAQNLYIQERETTEREIDCLKDKNLEVTMISDYLDISLSADFQKTMEKCEQLVTLANWFNTNKIRTFAGQKGSEDFSGQERVEYVKRIRMICDQFSQHNMYVLLETHPNTLTDTLPSTVKLLEEVNHPYLKINLDFLHIWESGADPIDSFQRLKPWIQHYHFKNISSAEYLHVFESNNVYAAAGSRIGMVPLFEGIVNYDEIIREVRDTEHFASLEWFGHNAKDILKEEMRALTNKKLEVVTS
- a CDS encoding alpha/beta-type small acid-soluble spore protein, with protein sequence MARNRNANQLASHGAQAALDQMKYEIAQEFGVQLGADTSSRANGSVGGEITKRLVAMAEQQLGGGYTR
- a CDS encoding MFS transporter, producing the protein MKGSEINMLKKENCCLIALASVPLVMTLGNSMLIPILPTIEKKLHISSFQVSMIITIYSIIAIILIPIAGYLSDRWGRKMVMVPSLLIAAIGGAITGWVSWKVDNPYVWILIGRAIQGIGAAGAMPVVIPCVGDLYKDEKQVSAGLGIIETSNTFGKVLSPILGSALAAIVWFLPFWAIPVLCVISIVLLLVLVKAKKQEEEVPPLKEFVQSIISTFREKGRWLIAIFILGAIIMLILFGILFYLSTILESKYEIHGIWKGCVLAIPLLVLSLSSYMAGKKIGDKQDIMKKCIYIGFLLAAVSVFLPLFLKGIYLLVLCLVIMGIGIGIALPCLDALLTQGIEKEQRGTVTSFYSSMRFIGVAAGPPLYSFFMKGTDHEVFYLTSIFAIIGAVIAIIWIKPAKDTMMVKQKPEPTS
- a CDS encoding LysE/ArgO family amino acid transporter; this encodes MNEAIIHGIILAFGLIIPLGVQNIFVFNQGASQPNIWRVAPVVLTASICDTLLILIAVQGVSLVLLTFSWLTTTLYLIGFFFLMYMGWVIWRSDPANDVKQEKSMPLKNQIIFAASVSLLNPHAILDTIGVIGTNSIQYIGSEKWAFTFATIIVSWIWFISLALAGKFLKGLDSTGKTITVLNKFSGLIIWGVGLYMLKQVIFPN
- a CDS encoding PLP-dependent aminotransferase family protein; this translates as MMERLVWKPNMSSPIPLYKQIESYIKERIVNGEWTVGTKLPSQRDLAHTFEVNRSTIVMAFDELVAKGYIEGNGRKGTIVINNSESTATYAPPPNWRSYVETGLHYPNLPAVQEINQAEFTPNVIRLGTGELAPSLLPEKKMKEIINKILQSNVTLGYEEPKGNLYLREKIAEYLKGHGVYVSPDSILIVSGAIQALQLISMGLLPKGASILLEKPSYLYSLNVFQSAGMRLIGIPMDENGLNASYITKYKKQFNASILYTIPSFHNPTNFSMNAKKRIEVMEICNEIGLPIIEDAVYQDLWFDEPVSKPLKAYDKNGIVLHIGSMSKVISPGLRIGWIVGPEPVIQRLADIKMQTDYGSSSISQQIAAEWFTNGLYDEHLQFVRIKLKKRRDFMLQMLEKYCHGIATWYEPAGGFYIWLHLNVPVSNRSLFDKALKEKILLNPGTLYDRSANQFLRLSYSYATLEEIEIGIKKFAQLMKM